A genomic segment from Nicotiana tabacum cultivar K326 chromosome 7, ASM71507v2, whole genome shotgun sequence encodes:
- the LOC107769587 gene encoding cytochrome P450 714C2, with translation MEAEQLLMFSAKIILSLVLGGFLVFFAHLSNILILHRRKVRSKLQSQGIKGPSPSLLYGNLPDIKKIQLQKQKQPRPETNNQEIEGRKPLLHTWPSRVFSHIKQWEIEYGSTFMYSAGIIQTICTTDVEMVKEISLCTTLNLGKPSYLSKDRGPLLGQGIFSSNGTYWAHQRKIIAPEFYLNKVKEMVKLMVESTSKMIESWDEKTRISEGKLEVKVEGDLKSLSADIISRVCFGSNYAEGEQIFLKLQTLQRVMSKVPIGVPGLRHIPNKHNREIWRLEKEIKAMILKIVRARSNATCEKNLLQLILDAAKSYEESGDKLPAGITPDTFIADNCKNIYFAGHETVALTASWCLMLLAAYPEWQARARAEVLDVCGNELPNNDMLKRMKVLTMIIHETLRLYPPVAFVVREALQDISFKDIEIPKETNIQISIPILHQQQELWGPDTDQFNPERFAKGIAKACKVPNAYIPFGIGSRTCAGQNLAMIELKVIVSMILSRFTFSLSPGYQHSPVFRLVIEPEYGVNLYLQKI, from the exons ATGGAAGCAGAACAGTTACTGATGTTTTCAGCCAAGATCATTTTATCACTGGTTTTGGGTGGATTTCTGGTGTTCTTTGCACATCTCAGCAATATTTTAATATTGCATCGAAGAAAAGTAAGATCAAAACTTCAAAGCCAAGGAATTAAGGGACCTTCACCATCTCTTCTCTATGGAAATCTCCCTGATATCAAGAAAATTCAACTTCAGAAGCAAAAGCAGCCAAGGCCAGAAACCAATAATCAAGAAATAGAAGGAAGGAAGCCTTTGCTACATACTTGGCCTTCCAGAGTCTTTTCACACATTAAACAGTGGGAAATTGAATATG GATCAACATTCATGTATTCAGCTGGAATTATACAGACAATATGTACAACTGATGTAGAAATGGTGAAAGAAATCAGCCTATGCACAACTCTAAACCTGGGAAAGCCATCTTACCTATCCAAAGATCGAGGTCCTCTGCTTGGCCAAGGCATTTTCTCTTCAAATGGCACTTACTGGGCTCACCAGAGAAAGATCATTGCCCCTGAATTCTATCTCAACAAAGTTAAG GAGATGGTGAAGCTGATGGTTGAATCCACCAGTAAAATGATAGAATCATGGGATGAGAAAACCAGAATTTCTGAAGGAAAATTGGAGGTTAAGGTTGAAGGTGATCTCAAGAGTTTGTCAGCAGATATAATATCAAGAGTTTGTTTTGGGAGCAACTACGCTGAGGGGGAACAAATCTTCCTAAAACTTCAAACCCTTCAAAGGGTTATGTCCAAGGTTCCCATTGGAGTTCCTGGATTGAG GCATATCCCAAACAAACACAATAGGGAGATATGGAGATTGGAAAAAGAGATTAAAGCAATGATATTGAAGATAGTAAGAGCGCGGAGCAATGCCACCTGTGAGAAAAACCTTCTACAGTTGATTCTTGATGCTGCGAAGAGTTACGAAGAGAGTGGTGATAAACTACCAGCTGGCATCACTCCTGATACGTTCATCGCTGATAATTGCAAGAACATATACTTCGCTGGCCATGAGACCGTTGCCCTCACAGCATCGTGGTGCTTGATGTTACTAGCTGCGTATCCAGAATGGCAAGCTCGTGCCCGAGCTGAGGTGCTCGATGTCTGTGGTAATGAGTTGCCAAATAATGATATGCTGAAACGAATGAAAGTG CTGACAATGATCATCCATGAAACATTGCGTTTGTACCCACCAGTAGCTTTTGTGGTTAGAGAAGCATTGCAGGAtataagtttcaaagatattgaGATTCCAAAAGAGACTAATATTCAGATTAGTATCCCAATCCTACACCAACAGCAAGAACTCTGGGGACCAGATACAGATCAATTCAACCCAGAAAGATTTGCCAAGGGCATTGCAAAGGCTTGCAAAGTCCCAAATGCTTATATACCATTTGGAATAGGGAGTAGAACCTGCGCAGGGCAAAATCTTGCTATGATTGAACTGAAGGTGATTGTATCGATGATTCTTTCTAGGTTTACATTTTCGTTGTCCCCAGGATATCAGCATAGCCCTGTTTTTAGATTAGTCATAGAACCCGAGTATGGTGTTAACCTATATCTCCaaaaaatttga
- the LOC107769586 gene encoding uncharacterized protein LOC107769586, with product MASSKIQTPAYPSAARISDSDCYPQYTASLKCLEQFNSDKSKCQEHFDVYKECKKKEVCILAEGGSAGAQSKSVFVFMNREN from the exons ATGGCGAGTTCGAAAATTCAAACACCGGCATATCCAAGTGCAGCTAGAATTTCTGATTCCGATTGCTACCCTCAATACACTGCTTCTCTCAAAT GTTTGGAACAGTTTAACTCAGACAAGAGCAAATGTCAAGAACATTTTGATGTTTACAAGGAATGCAAGAAAAAGGAGGTATGCATATTAGCTG AGGGAGGCTCGGCTGGAGCGCAATCGAAGTCGGTCTTTGTTTTCATGAATCGTGAAAATTGA
- the LOC107769585 gene encoding rac-like GTP-binding protein RAC2: MNTSSSASNNATATGTKFIKCVTVGDGAVGKTCLLISYTSNTFPTDYVPTVFDNFSANVNVDGKIVNLGLWDTAGQEDYNRLRPLSYRGADVFLLAFSLISRPSFENISKKWVPELRHYAPSVPIVLVGTKLDLREDKQFRRDYPGACTISTEQGEELKKQIGAVAYVECSAKTQQNVKAVFDTAIKVVLQPPKSKKQKGKHKTCWIL; the protein is encoded by the exons ATGAATACTAGTAGTAGTGCCAGTAATAATGCTACTGCAACAGGAACAAAGTTCATCAAATGTGTTACTGTTGGAGATGGTGCTGTTGGCAagacttgccttctcatctcctACACTAGCAACACCTTTCCTACT GATTATGTGCCAACTGTTTTTGACAATTTCAGTGCCAATGTCAATGTTGATGGAAAGATTGTGAATTTGGGTCTCTGGGATACTGCTG GTCAAGAGGATTATAACAGGCTTAGGCCTCTTAGTTATCGAGGAGCTGATGTCTTCCTGCTCGCATTCTCTCTCATAAGTAGGCCTAGctttgaaaatatatcaaaaaag TGGGTTCCTGAGCTAAGACATTATGCCCCATCAGTGCCTATTGTTCTTGTGGGGACTAAATTGG ATTTAAGAGAGGACAAGCAGTTTAGAAGGGACTACCCTGGTGCATGTACAATTTCAACAGAACAG GGCGAAGAACTGAAAAAGCAAATAGGTGCAGTGGCATATGTTGAGTGCAGCGCCAAGACACAGCAG AATGTGAAGGCTGTTTTCGATACTGCAATCAAGGTGGTTCTTCAGCCTCCAAAGAGCAaaaaacagaaaggaaaacaCAAAACCTGCTGGATACTTTGA